The Coccidioides posadasii str. Silveira chromosome 2, complete sequence genomic interval GAGATGCGGCAACGAGGTATTGATTTCTCGCGGTTTGGCAGGGTGGCACAGATCTTTTACTCTGGGGTACAGGGAGACGCTGCGGCAGTCCGGCAGGCATATCATGACTTTGTCAACGCGGGAGAGCTCGTCGATACAGCCGTCCTTAACTGTGTTATGGCATCCTTGATTCGCACGGGACACTTGGGACTTGCCGAGCAAATGTACGATAATATGAAGAGTCTCCACAACAAGATCGTTAGGGACCAACGCGAATCCGGGCTGCCATTGTCTCACTTACCATCGAATGATTATATGTCCTATCGGAAAGCAAGCAAGTATATCGGCCGCATTCTCAGTATGGCGGCTTTTTTGCATGACAAGCTACCAAAGCATCACCGAGCGCTGCAGGGGGCACTCCCCTTAGCGCCTGACGGGAAGACATTTCATATATTCCTGTCTTATCATGCATTCATATCCGGCGATCTTGAACGTTTCCTCAGTTTATTACAGGACATGGAAAATACATTCGATTCTCCCCCACAAGGGATGGTCTATTTATTTTTGTTCGAGGGATTCGCAAAACACGGAAACAAAAGGAAGTCAGACTGGACTCTTGAGCGATTGAGGCGAGCGTGGACTTCATTTTTACGTGATATGAACGAATCGGAACAGCGAGATCTGACTCGGGTCCAACAAAGAATTTCCAAGCTGGTATGGGAGACACGACTAAATCAACGCTATCGTGAATCTGAAGACACTTCCGATGAACCTAATCTGCGGCGAATAACTACACACAATGGCGAGAATGATCTGAAGGCCTCTGATGACATCATGGGCACCGGCGTCTTCAATCCATACTCCAAGAGCGAGGCTCTGGAGGCCAATGGCTATGATGATGACTATGACGATGAAGAGGACGAGTACTATTACGAACACGGCGTTTTCCTTGGTCGAAGAATTGTTATTGCTTGCCTCCGAGCACACTCTGTTTGCGGTGGACCCAAGGCGGTGCTTGGTGTCTGGGACCAGATCAAGCCTCTGTGGCGCCCAGAGGCTCAGAGATTGAAGGATATTGTCGCTGTAAACAAAGTCCTGTACGAACTTTTGCCTGATAAACGTCCCTAAGATCTGACGATATTCCGAGAGCACAGTTGGGTTTGCCCTATCTTGTAAATATTATGATGGACAAAATTTGTTATACAGAGTAACCTTTAAAGAACAGTAATGGTGAAAAGATGCATTCGAAATTGCAAATCAAGAGAGCATAATTGACCTTCGAGCAGAAACGCAGCCAGTTACGCTTAACATGCTTGATGTTATCACTACAAACTCGAACCGAGTTGCCTTTGATAACTTCGATTCCAGCGAGAAAACGGCAGAATCACATGACCGTGACGTCGCGACCCTCTTCCAAACCTTGGAACGCGCAGCGAGAGCGGCCGCATGCTTGATGCGAACGGCCCCCAAGACGACCGGGCTTCCAACCAAAGCGAGATATCCTGGGATAACAGATAGCGAAAGCTCCGTATTTAATATGGCGACGGGATGACACGCCAGCATATTGATATTGATTTCACCCTGCGACGTGTCTTTGGAAAGAATTCATTCCGGTAACTTTTTCCCGGCACTTCCTCTCAATCAGATACTATTTATGAAGCAGCCCCAATTCTAATATGCTATCGCACCAGCCCTCTTCAACGAGAAGTTATCCAAGCTGTGATTGAAGGCCATGATGTTTTTCTCCAGGCTGCGACGTCCTTCGGTAAAAGCCTGTGCTATCAATTGCCCGCTGTTGTGTGCCATGGAAGTGCGTGGGGATCTTCTCGATCTGTTTCCCGGACATGTGGACTAATAAAGCCGCCGGAGAATAGTCACGATCGTGGTCTCACCGCTTCTATCGCTGATGGTAGGCTTGCTCCTTACAATATCCTTGGTGAAATGATGTAACGGCGTTTGATCTATTGCGCGATACTGACTAACTCTTCGCGCAGGTTGACCAAGTCTCCGCCCTCGAAGCAAATGGGATCCCGGTCGCAACAATCAACTCAACAACCTCTCACTCTAAGCGTAAAGCTATTATCGCAGACATTCTCTCTGGCCATCCTCACATTCGCCTTCTCTACGTAACCCCGGAATACTGTCAAACGGAGGCATTTCGAAAACATGTCAAGCAGGTGCATTCCCAAGGAGAGCTGAATCGGATCGCGATCGATGAGGCACACTGCGTCAGTGAATGGGGCCATGATTTTCGCCCAGCATACAAGGAGCTTTCTTGGTTTCGACGAGAGCTACAGAATCCAACCGTTCCAATAACAGCACTCACAGCCACTGCAACGAGGCGGGTTCGCACCGATATCATTTCTTTGCTTGGGCTGGACTCGACCACCTTAAGAAGATTTGGCACCTCTTCTGCGCGTCCAAACATTCACTACTGTGTGAGATTCATCCCTGAGCAGTCGCACACGTCCGCAGGTCCTGAGATGGCTCAAATGCATGATCTTTTAGCCTGGCTTAAGGGAATGCATGAGCGTCGAGTCGCCAGACTAACCGAACAAAACGAGGATTCCGATAACCTGCCTCATAAAAAGCAACCACTTCTCCCTCCAATCTCTGGAATTATATATGTCCCTCTACGAGCTATCTCCAGTGACCTGGCTGAGAAACTCTCCGCGTCTATCAGCCCGAAAATTAAAGCAGTCGCTTATCATGCAGGCCTACCAGCTAGCGATCGCGCCAGCATACAAACTGTATGGGCAGCTCCGTTTAAAAATCCTTCAAAAGGTGCCGACCCATCTGAGCACCCAGCTTTCTACATCGTGGTTGCGACCAACGCTTTTGGGATGGGTATCGATAACCCACATGTCCGATTTGTCGTTCACTGGACCCCGCCACGTAGTTTCGAGGGATTCGTCCAAGAATCTGGCCGCGCGGGACGAGACGGTCGTGCGGCATTATCTATAGTATACTATAACCCGGAAGCACGAGAACGTGTCATCGAGCGTATCCTCCGCGATTGTAACGCCAGTATGCTCGATGCTAAAATGATCGAAGCAGGCGTGCTAGTGATGGGGCCGCCCAATGCGGATCAAAAGCGCGCGTATGAAGCGCTTAGTGACGATATGAAGACTAAATTTCGAAACCGACATGCCCTGCTCGAGAGTTTTGAAAAGGTGATACGCTACTGCGAAGAGACAGACCGCTGCAGGCACGAGATTATCAAGGAATTCTCAGAAGACCTAGAACTTGAACTCTCGGAAAGATCAAGATCTGAACCTCAAGGGGATCACTCGATAGACATCCCTACTAACACCACACGTCCTATTTGTGACTATGCTTGCGACTTCTGCAAGGAGGGCCCCAAGTCTTTGCGAAAGAGAAGTTCGATTATTCTTTACGGCCTACACAGCCGACAAATCCAATTAGGCAACGCACTCAGCATGCGAGAGCATGCATATGAGGAAGGAATCCCACTATCTTGGTTTCATATCCTTTTGGCTGGCCGTTTTTTATGTGAAGGGTGTTCGTGAAATATGAGCCGTATGATTCCCTATGGTTTCACGATGCACTTGGACTAGTTGGATATAGCGCAGGAACCGGAGAGCAGGGATATTTTGTTCTTTAGGCAAGCTTATCGTAGAGAAATGCGTGAAATACGATGTCTAGATACAGTACGTCGTCATACGTGTGATAGAGATCGTAATTGACCCGGCAATATTCAATTAGCAGCCTAATTCAGAAAGGGGGACAACAAGAATATTGTACAGTGGCACACAAGTAAACTCAATCTCCATATCTCAGTCCCTACTTCAAGTGCGTTTCCATGGCTTTATCACACTTAACGCCAAGGCGATTGCTCATTTTGAGAcagattaaaaaaaatacattTAGCCCCCGGCATTTAATATAGCTTAGAGCGCAGTCTATAAGCCTGGTGGAGGGGGAACCTAGAAAAATGTTAGTTTAGGGACTAGCTTCAGCAAAGGAGAAAAGGCCGATTGCACCCACAGCATTGTATCCGCCCGAAGAAGGGGGCGGAGGCGGGGGCGGGGTGCTCGAAGACGGCGGGGGAGGCGGCGGAGGAGCTTCAGAGGCAGGCGGAGGAGGCGGCGGGGATGCAGAAGTACTCTGGGCTTGTTGTTGTGCGGCTGCCTGCTGTTGATAATATTGATAGTAGGCGACATAATTCTGGTACCCTCCATACGCCGCATATGGGTCAGAACCGCCGTAATATTGCGCATATTGAGCGCTGTAATCCGCCGAGCTTGCGGCTCCTGGACCTTGCGTTGTTCCTGGTGCGCTTGTTGTTGGTGGGCTCAGGGCAGGTGTCTGAGGAGAACCTTGATTATTATAGCCTCCGCTATAACCGATTCCGTAATGGTGGCGGTCACGTTGGCCATATCCGCCCCCGTATCCTCGGTGTGGTGGAGGTTGCTCTTTAAATCGTTCGTACTGCTCCTTAACATTTGCTAGGAGGTCCTCGCAAAGTTCCTTTGCCTTCTGCACCTCATTGGGATCTGGGCCTCTGTAATCCTGTCAGCTGAATGTATGTTCACTCCTCATTCGGGGGAGGGGAATCCGTACAGAACGTGAAGATACATGGGTTCATCACTCTCCTGATTGGTACCGTGCTCTTTAAATCCGGACCCGCGCCCTTTGATTTGTACCCGGCATCCTGTTTCTTGCTGGATATGCTTAACATATTGCCCGCCCTGGCCTACGACTTGTGCGCGAAGATTGAACCCCGGGAGAGGCTCAAGTCCAATAGGTATGCGTTCCTCGGGCCATTTACGCTATGGAAAGTGTGAGTAATTGACACAAATAATGCAGTAGTCTATTTGGCAACTTACGCGACCGAATTCATCCCGTTCAACTGGTTCCCGGTCCCTGCGCTGAAACCTTCGCTGGTCAACAAGGTTCGGTAACTCCTGTTTCATGAGCTCGTCGATCTTCTCGATGGCCTTCTCTAATCCTTCTTTCGTTGTGCTCGTTACATGCAAATATAGCGGTGGATTCTATCAAGTGACCGGGTTATTAACCCCGCTGCTACGCGTAACATGCGAAAATCTGGAATTCAAAGTACTTACCGATGGAGTAGCCATGCTTTTATCCGGGAGATAGCTTCCCCTGGTAGTGACATCTTTAAACCTGATGAGCAATCTGTTCTCAAACATATAAAGAAGAATTGACAATATGATATATGGAGGAGTGCCGTACCGGCGCCAGTCTCTTCTTTGATCTATATGTCACGCAGTGGAGGTCAGCAGATGCCAAACAGCGGGTGTCAGAAGCTAGGCAAAAATTGGGTAAGCCTTCAACCGCCAGCCATCACAAACAAAGGAAAACTTGTTCTTTCGATGAGCGACACCTATGTGCATCGCAGCCTCGGTAGTAGGGGCCTGGGAATATCAGCGGGAATGATAAGAGATATTTACCATTCTCTGCGTCGCGCCTTTTGTCAGTGTATACCGGTTTCGAAGATCGTTCACTTCAATATCTTTGATGTAATCTCCATCGGAGATATAAATCTCACCATTGAGATTCGGAAACTGCTGCGTCGTCGAGGAGGGCGATTTCACGGCGGGGCTGGCAGTCTGCTGGTTTCTGTGAGCGAAGGGGGAAGACACCTGCAAGCAGAAATGCAGTCTTTACAACTTACTGCGCGGACGGTCGGAGTGCTAGGTTGCTGGACCCCTCGGGCTTCTAGCTGTGCCTTGATCTTTGCCGCAGCAGCCGCTGTTTTAATGCCATGTTAGCGGGAATAGGCTTCTAGATCTCGGAGTTAAGCAAAAACTTGcctgcagcagcagcagggTCAAGCGGAGTGCTTGATTTCCTCTTGTCATCCTTGGTCGGGCTCTGGGGTTCTCGACTCAAAGGGCTTCGTTCACGCGCGGATTCAGATTGACGTGCAGAGGGAGAGCGTGAGCGCCGATCAAAACGGGACCGTCGGGGCTCGGATTCTGTCTGGTCAAAGCGGGATCGCTTCGTGCGCCGCTCACTATCCGCCATATCGGATCAACTATGGCCACACGTAAACTCCGAAGGAGGCCAACAGTAAAAGTAAGAGAACTGCGATGCGGCTCGTTCATTGAGCAACTTCACGCTGCCTTAAGAGACAAATTTGCGCAATGATCTCAGTGATTAGTCATCAAACAGAGAAGGTCTCGGGATTCGGATATTCATTTTATCCAGGCTGGTCAGGCGCTAGCGCGAAAGTGGAAAGGCGCCGTGTTGTTCCATCCAGCCACCCTTCCATCCAGCCTTTGCGCCACAGCCACCACAGACGCGACGAGGCTGGCCGATTTCGGCGTCAGGTGACTCATGCTGCAAGCCCCAACTGCACCTGCAGGGATTTCCCCATATATCCCAGACTCATCGCGAGCTCTCCGTTCAGAGCAGCGAGCACTTGTGAGGTGTGGCGGGCATCTCTGTCTCTCTTTCGTTGCTTTCAGGCGATTTGACAGCTAGCCCGTCTGTCCATAATATCTGCCTTGCATCTATCTTTACTCGGAGTTTAGTTATTTCTCTTCTGCCGATCTTTCGGAGCAGCTCTCTCAAAATCGCCGGTCCCTCCTCAGCGGAGGAGAAGCCGTGATAACACCCCCGACAATGGCTTTCTGGCCAGGTTCTGCCATGAGGGCAGCCCGTACCTCCGTTGTGCGATGTTCCTACGGTATTGAAAATAGCCATGCGGCTCCTGTCGCTCGCCAGTTAGCAAATCGATGCCAGGTCCGCCCATCATCGAGCTCGACTTCAGCGCTCGCCTACAAGGCACTCCATCGTCGGTCTCCACTTCCGCTCCCGGTTGCTGAAAATTCACCAACCTGGTCTGCTCCGGCGGCCGTCTCGTCTATTCTTTATGAGACTCCCGTTCCATCCACAAAGCCCCCGAAGCGACATGTGCTCAATTGTTTGGTGCAGAACGAGCCCGGTGTGCTCTCTCGGATATCTGGCATTCTTGCCGCTCGTGGCTTCAACATTGACAGTTTGGTTGTGTGCAATACAGAGGTGGAAGATCTATCTCGCATGACTATCGTTTTGCGCGGTCTGGATGGCGTCGTCGAGCAAGCCCGGCGCCAATTAGATGATCTCGTGCCTGTCTGGGCTGTTTTGGACTATACTGAAGCCGCTTTGGTCCAACGGGAACTCCTTCTGGCCAAAGTTAGCATCTTAGGCCCCGAATTTTTCGAAGAACTCTTGCAGCACCACAGGGAAATGACATCAACCGAAGGAGCTATGCCACTAGAATCCGAGAGTGCCTCCAATGCGGAGGGCTCAGCGGATAAAGATGCTCAGAGGCGTGAAGTGGAAAAAGTTAATGGCAATCTCTCAAGGGCCGCAGACTACCACCCCAATAGCCTTGCTGCCAGTGAAGCATTGAGACACAAACACGAACATCTCGAAGCAATCACGCATTTGACTCACCAGTTTGGAGGAAAGGTCTTGGATATCAGCAGTAACAACTGCATTGTTGAACTGTATGGTTTCACTATCTTGTTAATTTCCGTGCGTTTCACCCAGCATCTGGCTAACATACAAGCCGCTCTTAGCTCTGCAAAACCTTTCCGCATCGATTCGTTCTTGAAACTTATTGCTCCATTTGGCATCCTCGAGTCCACCCGCACAGGTCTCATGGCCCTGCCACGTTCTCCAATCGGCCCAACGGCAGAGGAGATGGAGAAGGAGGCAGCCGAGGTTGTTGACGCCAGCACTCTTCCCCCAGGCTAATGTGCAACTTCTGTAACCTACTAGCTCTCCCAATTATTATGCTCTTTGCCAGTGATTGTGGGTTACTTATATCTCCCTTGGTGTATTTTCATCTACATTGTCAGGATAAATAAGTGTATGAAAACACTCTCTTTTGCAGGTGGAGTAGCAGTTGAAAGCATGTTTGGACCAGCGAAATAACTATGTTGTTCAATGCTGATTAATTATCTAAAATATTCTTACTCGCAAGAGGAAATTCAAGCAGAAATTCAAACTACATTGTTGAAATCGGTTTGCTCTATGAGTCTGCATGTTTCAATGCCAAGTATTTGCCAGCGAGATTTTAGGTGCTTCCTGCCCTACAACCAGTTCCTGGGGCAGCTCTAATTATTTGAGTATTGGGAATTTCATTCTATTTTGTCTGTCAAAATGGTTCTGCTCACACAATCCGAAAGGAATGAACTGAAGGTTGAAATCTCATTCTCGACAACAATGGGAGTCATAACTCATAAGTCATCACGTTGAAAAATGGAAGAATAGGGCCTAAGTCAAAAATACAATATGAAAAGCTCAGTCGTCACTAAAGAAATTCGTCTGTCGTTAGATCAACAT includes:
- a CDS encoding uncharacterized protein (EggNog:ENOG410PMCX~COG:S~TransMembrane:1 (i21-41o)~BUSCO:2866at33183); translation: MGHMRSHSNQLSGTRLLRKRPRLCVLSLADIFISSLVIAGYCKKHSPSTRRFFSDSSNPLSAAKAAHVLVSSESTDGRGPPTTPAQRVYLEPRPVPGLNSSEASIYRSLKSELPPDAPLNPKAYLAAKRTPHPNYRQLFDFFHRTLGYEEGTKGLMVALSNPNSDMRVFGSQMSDGVEDDLETPGVKRLISLLGKDSVSNRTLFRAYRRLPSPRISCLSYWSRKILLHRFANPPRRHPHDSMRYLSIIEDMCEASLPLTPSLWTAAIALAGKSSDKVSRTSFRSALGVWRRMEYEGKVASNSLVFNMLFDLAIKAGQYKVADKIILEMRQRGIDFSRFGRVAQIFYSGVQGDAAAVRQAYHDFVNAGELVDTAVLNCVMASLIRTGHLGLAEQMYDNMKSLHNKIVRDQRESGLPLSHLPSNDYMSYRKASKYIGRILSMAAFLHDKLPKHHRALQGALPLAPDGKTFHIFLSYHAFISGDLERFLSLLQDMENTFDSPPQGMVYLFLFEGFAKHGNKRKSDWTLERLRRAWTSFLRDMNESEQRDLTRVQQRISKLVWETRLNQRYRESEDTSDEPNLRRITTHNGENDLKASDDIMGTGVFNPYSKSEALEANGYDDDYDDEEDEYYYEHGVFLGRRIVIACLRAHSVCGGPKAVLGVWDQIKPLWRPEAQRLKDIVAVNKVLYELLPDKRP
- a CDS encoding uncharacterized protein (EggNog:ENOG410PI3R~COG:L~BUSCO:4307at33183); amino-acid sequence: MVDQVSALEANGIPVATINSTTSHSKRKAIIADILSGHPHIRLLYVTPEYCQTEAFRKHVKQVHSQGELNRIAIDEAHCVSEWGHDFRPAYKELSWFRRELQNPTVPITALTATATRRVRTDIISLLGLDSTTLRRFGTSSARPNIHYCVRFIPEQSHTSAGPEMAQMHDLLAWLKGMHERRVARLTEQNEDSDNLPHKKQPLLPPISGIIYVPLRAISSDLAEKLSASISPKIKAVAYHAGLPASDRASIQTVWAAPFKNPSKGADPSEHPAFYIVVATNAFGMGIDNPHVRFVVHWTPPRSFEGFVQESGRAGRDGRAALSIVYYNPEARERVIERILRDCNASMLDAKMIEAGVLVMGPPNADQKRAYEALSDDMKTKFRNRHALLESFEKVIRYCEETDRCRHEIIKEFSEDLELELSERSRSEPQGDHSIDIPTNTTRPICDYACDFCKEGPKSLRKRSSIILYGLHSRQIQLGNALSMREHAYEEGIPLSWFHILLAGRFLCEGCS
- a CDS encoding uncharacterized protein (EggNog:ENOG410PIMI~COG:A); translated protein: MADSERRTKRSRFDQTESEPRRSRFDRRSRSPSARQSESARERSPLSREPQSPTKDDKRKSSTPLDPAAAAAAAAAKIKAQLEARGVQQPSTPTVRATASPAVKSPSSTTQQFPNLNGEIYISDGDYIKDIEVNDLRNRYTLTKGATQRMIKEETGADVTTRGSYLPDKSMATPSNPPLYLHVTSTTKEGLEKAIEKIDELMKQELPNLVDQRRFQRRDREPVERDEFGRRKWPEERIPIGLEPLPGFNLRAQVVGQGGQYVKHIQQETGCRVQIKGRGSGFKEHGTNQESDEPMYLHVLGPDPNEVQKAKELCEDLLANVKEQYERFKEQPPPHRGYGGGYGQRDRHHYGIGYSGGYNNQGSPQTPALSPPTTSAPGTTQGPGAASSADYSAQYAQYYGGSDPYAAYGGYQNYVAYYQYYQQQAAAQQQAQSTSASPPPPPPASEAPPPPPPPSSSTPPPPPPPSSGGYNAVPPPPGL
- a CDS encoding uncharacterized protein (BUSCO:367778at4751~EggNog:ENOG410PH1Y~COG:E~BUSCO:9710at33183), with the translated sequence MAFWPGSAMRAARTSVVRCSYGIENSHAAPVARQLANRCQVRPSSSSTSALAYKALHRRSPLPLPVAENSPTWSAPAAVSSILYETPVPSTKPPKRHVLNCLVQNEPGVLSRISGILAARGFNIDSLVVCNTEVEDLSRMTIVLRGLDGVVEQARRQLDDLVPVWAVLDYTEAALVQRELLLAKVSILGPEFFEELLQHHREMTSTEGAMPLESESASNAEGSADKDAQRREVEKVNGNLSRAADYHPNSLAASEALRHKHEHLEAITHLTHQFGGKVLDISSNNCIVELSAKPFRIDSFLKLIAPFGILESTRTGLMALPRSPIGPTAEEMEKEAAEVVDASTLPPG